One Deinococcus sedimenti DNA window includes the following coding sequences:
- a CDS encoding peroxiredoxin, producing the protein MTDPHVLPADLPVPTDDGACTHLPGLRWPAQALPGTDGVAHDLSVLTGRTVVYAYPRTARPDQAMPEGWDVIPGARGCTPQSCAFRDHHAELRAAGARVFGLSVQDTAYQREAAARLHLPFPLLSDSGGAVRQELHLPTFRAGGEDLLRRVTLIVRDGVIEHVFYPVFPPDRSARDVLDWLSAHPA; encoded by the coding sequence ATGACCGACCCGCACGTCCTCCCGGCTGATCTGCCCGTCCCCACTGATGACGGGGCGTGTACGCACCTGCCCGGCCTGCGCTGGCCCGCGCAGGCGCTGCCCGGCACGGACGGCGTGGCCCATGACCTGTCGGTCCTGACGGGGCGGACGGTGGTGTACGCGTACCCGAGGACGGCGCGGCCGGACCAGGCCATGCCGGAGGGCTGGGACGTGATTCCAGGGGCGCGGGGCTGCACACCGCAGTCGTGCGCGTTCCGGGATCATCACGCGGAGCTGCGTGCGGCGGGCGCGCGGGTGTTCGGGCTGAGCGTGCAGGACACGGCGTATCAGCGGGAGGCGGCCGCGCGGCTGCACCTGCCGTTTCCGCTGCTGTCCGACTCGGGGGGCGCGGTCCGTCAGGAACTGCACCTGCCGACCTTCCGCGCGGGCGGCGAGGACCTGCTGCGGCGCGTGACCTTGATCGTGCGGGACGGCGTGATCGAGCACGTCTTCTACCCGGTGTTCCCGCCGGACCGCAGTGCGCGGGACGTACTGGACTGGCTCTCGGCGCATCCGGCCTGA
- a CDS encoding copper amine oxidase N-terminal domain-containing protein: MALTLGAAHAAQPSLGSVQLTFTVDDLDVYVNGAPQRWQSPPRNIGGRTMLPLRETAALLGQPLLGSSGQLQLARLTIDTRRGAASLGGAPQPAGTVASIGAVAYVSARTLADALNANLTGDDRSFTLTALRDGGNPMSPQARFSTDKNVYAPGERVVYTEYPFDPDGADITARRWTGRQDVYFQPGTYTVTLTVTNSRGLQSQPFTRTIRVEGQPIDTPLTYALKYAQPGDAFPDPQILTYPAALISPQAGPSYPLLFSDSPEVPDQSGILYQDSVTGRARLLGYHLNGLGRPARLYVLARNLESRPVEVRSERLGETAPTRIESILGQVTLLEYFASAGGTTLTLSPGQAAAVYASPTLSLGSGVNVMQDLSTSGRVELTYVMLEDALPPTPQVIQQLPYLKPDGRHTRGTFPDAVRTLRVTLGALPTRLIIGDGRVDPAVTGTDALTGQAVRLSGNYGVLYDLEVNGTAGTAVALSPRGGLYRGAMNIQDGPITQTIKLPRTGNALKPDEPVLLWRAQSDRLNIDFVPSSGSNLPISLVFYRTGRVGGEGGVIKTYRP; the protein is encoded by the coding sequence CTGGCCCTCACCCTGGGCGCCGCGCACGCCGCGCAGCCCAGCCTGGGGTCCGTGCAGCTCACCTTCACCGTCGATGACCTCGACGTGTACGTGAACGGCGCCCCGCAGCGCTGGCAGAGCCCACCCCGCAACATCGGCGGGCGCACCATGCTGCCCCTGCGCGAAACGGCCGCGCTGCTCGGCCAGCCCCTGCTGGGCAGCAGCGGACAGCTACAACTGGCCCGCCTGACCATCGACACGCGGCGGGGCGCGGCCTCGCTGGGCGGCGCCCCGCAACCTGCCGGGACGGTCGCCAGCATCGGCGCCGTGGCGTACGTCAGCGCCCGCACCCTCGCGGACGCCCTGAACGCCAACCTGACCGGCGACGACCGCAGTTTCACGCTGACCGCCCTGCGTGACGGCGGGAACCCCATGAGCCCGCAGGCGCGCTTCAGCACCGACAAGAACGTGTACGCGCCCGGCGAACGCGTCGTGTACACCGAGTACCCCTTCGACCCGGACGGCGCGGACATCACCGCCCGCCGCTGGACGGGCCGCCAGGACGTGTACTTCCAGCCCGGCACGTACACCGTCACCCTGACCGTCACGAACAGCCGCGGCCTGCAGAGCCAGCCCTTCACCCGCACCATCCGCGTGGAGGGCCAGCCCATCGACACGCCCCTCACGTACGCCCTGAAGTACGCGCAGCCCGGCGACGCCTTCCCCGACCCGCAGATCCTGACCTACCCGGCCGCGCTGATCAGCCCGCAGGCCGGCCCCAGCTACCCGCTGCTGTTCAGTGACAGCCCCGAGGTGCCCGACCAGAGCGGCATCCTGTACCAGGACAGCGTCACGGGCCGCGCGCGCCTGCTCGGGTACCACCTCAACGGCCTGGGCCGCCCCGCGCGCCTGTACGTCCTGGCCCGCAACCTCGAGAGCCGCCCCGTCGAGGTCCGCAGCGAACGCCTGGGCGAGACCGCCCCCACCCGCATCGAGAGCATCCTGGGGCAGGTGACGCTGCTGGAGTACTTCGCATCCGCGGGCGGCACCACCCTGACCCTCTCGCCCGGGCAGGCGGCCGCCGTGTACGCCAGCCCCACCCTGAGCCTGGGCAGCGGCGTGAACGTCATGCAGGACCTGAGTACCAGCGGCCGGGTCGAACTGACCTACGTGATGCTCGAAGACGCCCTGCCCCCCACCCCGCAGGTCATCCAGCAGTTGCCGTACCTGAAACCCGACGGCCGCCACACCCGCGGCACCTTCCCGGACGCGGTGCGCACCCTGCGCGTCACGCTGGGCGCCCTGCCCACCCGCCTGATCATCGGGGACGGCCGCGTGGACCCCGCCGTGACCGGCACCGACGCCCTGACCGGGCAGGCCGTGCGGCTCAGCGGCAACTACGGCGTCCTGTACGACCTGGAAGTGAACGGGACCGCCGGGACCGCCGTGGCCCTCAGCCCCCGGGGCGGCCTGTACCGGGGCGCCATGAACATCCAGGACGGCCCGATCACGCAGACCATCAAGCTGCCCCGCACCGGCAACGCCCTGAAACCCGACGAGCCGGTCCTGCTGTGGCGCGCGCAGAGCGACCGCCTGAACATCGACTTCGTGCCCAGCAGCGGCAGCAACCTGCCCATCAGCCTCGTGTTCTACCGCACCGGCCGCGTGGGTGGGGAGGGTGGCGTCATCAAGACCTACCGCCCCTGA
- the ftsH gene encoding ATP-dependent zinc metalloprotease FtsH, translating into MTRRTWLWVAGGVAAALLLTWVLWPRAQSGELDVTAFGKALSGGQVRTATITFQNGTAVVTGQLEGGPYRTRTLAADPLLNLEALQAQDVNVSYGSPPRLSVLGALSLLLTLALIVGLVVLLTRSRQGGGADAASSFGRSRAAVISDGQIKLTFGDVAGCDEAKADLQEVVDFLRHPDRYHQLGARIPHGVLLVGPPGSGKTLLAKAVAGEARVPYFSISGSDFVEMFVGVGAARVRDLFEQARKSAPCIVFIDEIDAVGRKRGMNMQGGNDEREQTLNQLLVEMDGFGSGQEVIILAATNRPDVLDAALLRPGRFDRQVVVDAPDVRGREMILRIHARKKPLDASVDLSVIARRTAGMVGADLENLLNEAALLAARSGRTRITARDVDEARDRVLMGPERRSMVVREADRKVTAYHEVGHALAAQLLPHADKAHKLTVVPRGRSLGSALYTPEDRMHYTRAALLDRICVALAGHAAEQVATGQVTTGAANDFQQATGLARRMVTEWGMSDVGQLALAQESGSYLGFGPQQGVYSDHTAERIDAEVSRILNGQFERAMTLLTEHAHILHRLTDELVARESLSGEELQTVLGGGTLPPVELSPRPEDSPAPSGQLTPDPA; encoded by the coding sequence ATGACGCGCAGGACTTGGCTGTGGGTGGCTGGGGGGGTGGCCGCGGCGCTGCTGCTGACGTGGGTGCTGTGGCCGCGTGCGCAGAGCGGAGAGCTGGACGTCACGGCCTTCGGGAAGGCGCTGAGTGGCGGGCAGGTGAGAACCGCGACGATCACCTTCCAGAACGGCACGGCGGTCGTGACCGGGCAGCTGGAGGGCGGACCGTACCGCACGCGGACGCTCGCGGCGGATCCGCTGTTGAATCTGGAGGCCCTGCAGGCGCAGGACGTGAACGTGTCCTACGGCTCGCCGCCCCGCCTGAGCGTGCTGGGCGCGCTGAGTCTGCTGCTGACCCTGGCGCTGATCGTGGGACTGGTGGTCCTGCTGACCCGCAGCCGTCAGGGGGGCGGGGCGGACGCGGCGTCCAGTTTCGGGCGGTCACGGGCGGCGGTGATCAGCGATGGGCAGATCAAACTCACCTTCGGCGACGTCGCCGGCTGCGACGAAGCCAAAGCCGACCTCCAGGAAGTCGTCGACTTCCTCCGCCACCCCGACCGCTACCACCAGCTCGGCGCCCGCATCCCCCACGGCGTCCTCCTCGTCGGCCCTCCCGGCAGCGGCAAGACCCTCCTGGCCAAAGCCGTCGCTGGTGAAGCCCGCGTCCCGTACTTCAGCATCTCCGGCAGCGACTTCGTGGAGATGTTCGTCGGCGTCGGTGCCGCGAGGGTCCGCGACCTGTTCGAACAGGCCCGCAAGAGTGCCCCCTGCATCGTCTTCATCGACGAGATCGACGCCGTCGGTAGAAAACGCGGCATGAACATGCAGGGCGGCAACGACGAACGCGAACAGACTTTAAATCAGCTCCTCGTCGAGATGGACGGGTTCGGCAGCGGGCAGGAGGTCATCATCCTGGCCGCCACCAACCGCCCCGACGTCCTCGACGCTGCGCTGCTGCGGCCCGGACGCTTTGACCGGCAAGTCGTCGTGGACGCCCCCGACGTGCGGGGACGCGAGATGATCCTGCGGATCCACGCCCGGAAGAAACCCCTGGACGCCAGCGTGGACCTGAGCGTCATCGCCCGGCGCACCGCCGGGATGGTCGGGGCTGACCTGGAGAACCTGCTGAACGAGGCTGCGCTGCTCGCGGCGAGGTCGGGACGGACCCGCATTACCGCGCGGGATGTGGACGAGGCGCGGGACCGGGTGCTGATGGGACCCGAACGCCGCAGCATGGTCGTCCGGGAAGCGGACCGTAAGGTCACCGCCTACCACGAAGTCGGCCACGCCCTCGCCGCCCAGCTGCTGCCGCATGCGGACAAGGCGCACAAGCTGACGGTCGTGCCGCGTGGACGCAGCCTGGGCAGCGCGCTGTACACCCCGGAGGACCGCATGCACTACACGCGGGCGGCGCTGCTGGACCGCATCTGCGTGGCGCTGGCCGGACACGCGGCCGAGCAGGTCGCGACCGGTCAGGTCACGACGGGCGCCGCGAACGATTTCCAGCAGGCGACCGGGCTGGCGCGGCGCATGGTGACCGAGTGGGGCATGAGCGACGTGGGGCAGCTGGCGCTGGCGCAGGAGAGCGGCAGCTACCTGGGGTTCGGGCCGCAGCAGGGCGTGTACAGCGACCACACCGCCGAGCGGATCGACGCGGAGGTCAGCCGCATCCTGAACGGGCAGTTCGAGCGGGCCATGACCCTGCTGACCGAACACGCGCACATCCTGCACCGCCTGACCGACGAGCTGGTGGCCCGAGAGAGCCTCAGCGGCGAGGAGTTGCAGACCGTGCTGGGCGGGGGCACCCTGCCGCCCGTGGAGCTCAGCCCGCGGCCCGAGGACAGCCCGGCGCCCAGCGGGCAGCTGACACCCGACCCGGCCTGA
- a CDS encoding DsbA family oxidoreductase, which translates to MTTPQISSAPDRLRVDIWSDVACPWCYIGKRRFEQALAQFSHRDQVEVTWHAFELDPAAPAEHPLSMRDALAKKYGRTPEDAQGMMDHVTRTAADEGLEYRFDRARLGNTFSAHQLIHHAAQHGKQDAMKERLLRAYMSDGDLVSDLDTLVRLAQEVGLDGPEVRAALLGGHHAHAVRQDEAQAQALGISGVPFFVLGGKYGVSGAQDPQTLLGALTQVWQETHPAPLQMIGTESPADGCEDGQCAVPERP; encoded by the coding sequence ATGACTACCCCACAGATCTCGTCCGCCCCGGACCGCCTGCGCGTGGACATCTGGTCCGACGTCGCCTGCCCCTGGTGCTACATCGGCAAGCGACGCTTCGAACAGGCCCTCGCCCAGTTCTCCCACCGCGATCAGGTCGAGGTGACCTGGCACGCCTTCGAACTCGACCCCGCAGCGCCCGCCGAACACCCCCTGAGCATGCGCGACGCCCTCGCGAAGAAATACGGCCGCACACCAGAGGACGCGCAGGGCATGATGGACCACGTCACCCGCACCGCCGCCGACGAGGGTCTGGAGTACCGCTTCGACCGCGCCCGCCTGGGTAACACCTTCTCCGCGCACCAGCTCATCCACCACGCCGCGCAGCACGGCAAGCAGGACGCCATGAAGGAACGCCTGCTGCGCGCCTACATGAGCGACGGAGACCTCGTCAGCGACCTGGACACCCTGGTCCGCCTCGCGCAGGAGGTCGGTCTGGACGGCCCCGAGGTCCGCGCCGCGCTGCTGGGCGGCCACCACGCCCACGCCGTCCGTCAGGACGAGGCGCAGGCCCAGGCCCTGGGCATCAGCGGCGTGCCCTTCTTCGTGCTGGGCGGCAAGTACGGCGTCAGCGGCGCACAGGACCCCCAGACCCTGCTGGGCGCCCTGACCCAGGTGTGGCAGGAAACCCACCCCGCGCCCCTCCAGATGATCGGGACCGAATCCCCCGCCGACGGCTGCGAGGACGGCCAGTGCGCCGTCCCCGAACGCCCCTGA
- a CDS encoding N-acetylmuramoyl-L-alanine amidase gives MKRTAILLSSGLLFLGACSVHAQTTLPFTPGAPGVNLPSLAPATPPIASTDATFGSPRVSSQGSVTRVVFDLPAGVTYSLTPTFAGLRLDIQGARVQPAVTAKLGASVSEYRAGAGQATLITPYPLAPSDGWRASEASLATGKRVLILELGPGVSGGAGSSVRGQVLATAPTSPAAQSVLNAPLPGNLPPGDQVSSSVPLPAPSLPDANPAQPSALQGSVPGPARVALLNEPRLGRSPGQTRVVLDLPPGSSYRIAPGAGGLSITLTGVTMAAQQASSVSPELRGWTYAPSAAGGTVILSTTGRTTARSGWRAQLLPPAGGDLARLAIDLSPALADRTPLSSTERQVQAVAPQFAARPTALLALSTSLVKPRVVLDPGHGGKDPGAVGAVVEKQVTLAVALRVRDLLSAAGVDVVLTRDSDRELHPVKNTDLQLRAAMGTPGTALFVSIHVNALDASAALRGYGIETWWNPNHARSSALAALLQNQMVQQTGAFDKGLKNTQSLSVLRNSRVPAALVEIGFASHPVDGQNLQDSNYLDRVALGIAQGIREALVSGVTADGTGESAATAAKR, from the coding sequence ATGAAGCGAACAGCCATCCTGCTCTCATCCGGCCTGCTGTTCCTGGGTGCCTGCAGCGTCCACGCGCAGACCACCCTGCCCTTCACGCCCGGCGCTCCCGGCGTCAACCTGCCGTCCCTCGCCCCGGCCACCCCTCCTATCGCCTCCACCGACGCTACCTTCGGCTCGCCCCGCGTGAGCAGCCAGGGCAGCGTCACCCGCGTCGTGTTCGACCTGCCCGCCGGCGTCACGTACTCCCTGACCCCCACCTTCGCCGGCCTGCGCCTCGACATCCAGGGCGCCCGCGTGCAGCCCGCCGTCACGGCGAAACTCGGCGCCAGCGTCAGCGAGTACCGCGCCGGAGCCGGGCAGGCCACCCTGATCACCCCCTACCCGCTCGCCCCCAGCGACGGCTGGCGCGCCAGCGAGGCCAGCCTCGCCACCGGCAAGCGCGTCCTGATCCTGGAACTCGGCCCCGGCGTCAGCGGCGGCGCGGGCAGCAGCGTGCGCGGCCAGGTGCTCGCCACCGCCCCCACCAGCCCCGCCGCGCAGAGCGTCCTGAACGCCCCGCTGCCCGGCAACCTCCCCCCCGGCGATCAGGTCAGCAGCAGCGTCCCCCTGCCTGCCCCCAGCCTGCCGGACGCCAACCCCGCGCAGCCCAGCGCCCTGCAGGGCAGCGTCCCCGGCCCCGCCCGGGTGGCCCTGCTGAACGAACCGCGCCTGGGCAGGAGCCCCGGCCAGACCCGCGTCGTGCTGGACCTGCCCCCGGGCAGCAGTTACCGCATCGCGCCGGGCGCGGGCGGACTGAGCATCACGCTGACCGGCGTGACCATGGCCGCCCAGCAGGCCAGCAGCGTCAGTCCTGAACTGCGCGGCTGGACCTACGCGCCCAGCGCCGCCGGCGGCACCGTGATCCTCAGCACCACCGGCCGCACCACCGCCCGCAGCGGCTGGCGCGCCCAGCTACTGCCTCCCGCCGGAGGCGACCTGGCCCGCCTGGCCATCGACCTGTCCCCCGCCCTGGCCGACCGCACGCCCCTGAGCAGCACGGAACGGCAGGTGCAGGCCGTCGCGCCGCAGTTCGCCGCGCGGCCCACCGCACTGCTGGCACTGAGCACCAGCCTCGTGAAACCCCGCGTGGTCCTCGACCCCGGCCACGGCGGGAAGGACCCCGGCGCCGTCGGAGCGGTCGTGGAAAAGCAGGTCACGCTGGCCGTGGCGCTGCGCGTGCGGGACCTGCTCAGCGCGGCGGGCGTGGACGTCGTCCTGACCCGCGACAGCGACCGCGAACTGCACCCCGTGAAGAACACGGACCTGCAACTGCGCGCCGCGATGGGCACCCCCGGCACCGCGCTGTTCGTCAGCATTCACGTCAACGCCCTGGACGCCTCCGCCGCCCTGCGCGGTTACGGCATCGAGACGTGGTGGAATCCCAACCACGCGCGCAGCAGCGCCCTGGCCGCCCTGCTGCAGAATCAGATGGTGCAGCAGACCGGCGCGTTCGACAAGGGCCTGAAGAACACCCAGTCGCTGAGCGTGCTGCGCAACAGCCGCGTGCCCGCCGCGCTGGTCGAGATCGGCTTCGCCAGCCACCCGGTCGACGGGCAGAACCTGCAGGACAGCAACTACCTGGACCGCGTGGCGCTGGGCATCGCGCAGGGCATCCGCGAGGCACTCGTCAGTGGCGTCACCGCCGACGGTACCGGCGAGTCGGCCGCCACCGCCGCCAAACGCTGA
- a CDS encoding MGMT family protein: MTSPGTTSPDPSPGFRERVLALVARIPEGRVMTYGQLALLAGNPGAARQVGFVLNSLVGGSDLPWQRVINAQGRVSTHKVGFGDMQERLLMAEGVSFQDGRCDLATRQWWPDEARAAPPAPLL, from the coding sequence ATGACCAGCCCCGGCACGACCAGCCCCGATCCCTCCCCCGGCTTCCGCGAGCGTGTTCTGGCCCTGGTGGCCCGTATCCCCGAGGGCCGCGTCATGACCTACGGACAGCTGGCCCTGCTCGCCGGGAATCCCGGCGCAGCCCGGCAGGTCGGCTTCGTGCTGAACTCCCTGGTGGGCGGGTCGGACCTGCCCTGGCAGCGGGTGATCAACGCGCAGGGCCGCGTCAGCACCCACAAGGTCGGGTTCGGGGACATGCAGGAACGCCTGCTGATGGCCGAGGGCGTGTCCTTTCAGGACGGCCGCTGCGACCTCGCCACGCGGCAGTGGTGGCCCGACGAGGCCCGCGCCGCCCCACCCGCCCCGCTGCTGTGA
- a CDS encoding c-type cytochrome, whose product MTRHPDRRDAPRPALRHPWVRGSAASWALGATLGVVLGAGLLIATPQMMGKPAEATPASTAPANANENGPADAGKSEGSDATPAGETTGSAGEAQTGAEEAAGNAEAGQTVYTGNCAGCHGANGQGNIGPSLVTADGPKSWTLAQFSTALREGQTPDRELSATMPRFGEAQLSDAQIADLQAYLKTLN is encoded by the coding sequence ATGACCAGACACCCGGACCGCCGCGACGCCCCGCGCCCAGCTCTCCGCCACCCGTGGGTGCGGGGCAGCGCGGCCTCCTGGGCGCTGGGCGCCACGCTGGGCGTCGTGCTGGGCGCGGGCCTGCTGATCGCCACGCCCCAGATGATGGGCAAACCCGCCGAGGCCACGCCCGCCAGCACCGCGCCCGCCAACGCCAACGAGAACGGCCCCGCCGACGCGGGCAAGAGTGAAGGCAGCGATGCGACACCTGCAGGCGAGACGACCGGCAGCGCGGGTGAAGCCCAGACCGGCGCGGAGGAGGCCGCCGGGAACGCCGAGGCCGGGCAGACGGTGTACACCGGGAACTGCGCCGGGTGCCACGGTGCGAACGGTCAGGGGAATATCGGCCCGAGCCTCGTGACGGCGGACGGTCCCAAAAGCTGGACGCTGGCGCAGTTCAGCACTGCCCTGCGTGAGGGCCAGACCCCGGACCGCGAACTGTCGGCCACCATGCCCCGCTTCGGCGAGGCGCAGCTCAGCGACGCGCAGATCGCCGACCTACAGGCGTACCTCAAGACCCTGAACTGA
- a CDS encoding LysR family transcriptional regulator: MSAQIAALEARVGEPLFRRTPRGMQPTGRGQLLYAQVAPGVDQLHAADRTLRGRGPGTVPLRLGGPADVLRVLLPALTGGAQAGVPGPLHLSVTADAAGLAGLREGSLDAVLAARVPDDRALLGTPVADVPFTLIVPGGWEAAPTNRAALGAWLNARPWVSYSAELPTTRRCFTGDLGVRFAARPALTVPDLTAVVQAVGLGVGASLVPRWAALDALTARQVTEVTGVGGAVGTARWTLLTRVADGDRPDLRALVGALSDRAAALGVSSGS; the protein is encoded by the coding sequence GTGAGCGCGCAGATCGCGGCGCTGGAGGCCCGGGTGGGCGAGCCGCTGTTCCGCCGTACGCCGCGCGGCATGCAACCGACCGGGCGCGGCCAGCTGCTGTACGCGCAGGTGGCCCCCGGCGTGGACCAGCTGCACGCCGCCGACCGGACCCTGCGGGGCCGCGGGCCCGGGACGGTGCCGCTGCGGCTGGGCGGCCCGGCCGACGTGCTGCGCGTGCTCCTCCCGGCCCTGACCGGCGGGGCTCAGGCGGGTGTTCCCGGTCCGCTGCACCTGAGCGTCACGGCGGACGCCGCGGGTCTGGCGGGGCTGCGCGAGGGCAGTCTGGACGCCGTCCTCGCGGCGCGCGTGCCCGACGACCGCGCGCTGCTGGGCACGCCGGTCGCGGACGTGCCGTTCACGCTGATCGTCCCGGGCGGCTGGGAGGCGGCGCCGACCAACCGGGCGGCGCTGGGCGCGTGGCTGAACGCCCGCCCGTGGGTGAGTTACAGCGCCGAGCTGCCCACCACCCGCCGCTGCTTCACCGGCGATCTGGGCGTGCGCTTCGCGGCGCGGCCCGCGCTGACCGTACCGGACCTCACGGCGGTCGTGCAGGCCGTCGGGCTGGGCGTGGGGGCCAGTCTGGTGCCCCGCTGGGCGGCGCTGGACGCCCTGACAGCCAGGCAGGTGACCGAGGTGACGGGCGTGGGCGGCGCGGTGGGGACCGCCCGCTGGACCCTGCTGACCCGCGTGGCTGACGGGGACCGCCCGGACCTGCGGGCTCTGGTGGGGGCGCTCTCGGACCGGGCGGCGGCGCTGGGCGTCAGTTCAGGGTCTTGA
- a CDS encoding helix-turn-helix domain-containing protein translates to MASLELFRVFVAVYRAGSVSGAARERHLT, encoded by the coding sequence ATGGCTTCGCTGGAGCTGTTCCGGGTGTTCGTGGCGGTGTACCGCGCGGGCAGCGTGAGCGGCGCGGCCCGCGAGCGGCACCTGACGTAG
- a CDS encoding class I SAM-dependent methyltransferase, with amino-acid sequence MTDRSAAQFNAHADRYATSEVHRAGPSLPVLLRLAAPGPGDRALDVATGTGNTALALAPHVQDVTGVDVADAMLTHARERAEREGLDNATFRSGNAEALPFPDGTFTLVTSRHAPHHFAHLDRFLAEAWRVLRPGGRLVIADQISPTPELQTWTDTYQRLRDPSHHAQRPVSAWQALSGAAGFTWAAHEIVPYELPFGWWTAQSGCTPDTVAALRGHAATLDAAQQQAAGLILDGRGEVTAHREPMLVVRLEKPGR; translated from the coding sequence ATGACCGACCGCAGCGCCGCGCAGTTCAACGCCCACGCCGACCGCTACGCCACCAGCGAGGTCCACCGCGCCGGACCCAGCCTGCCCGTCCTGCTGCGCCTGGCCGCGCCGGGCCCGGGGGACCGGGCGCTGGACGTGGCGACTGGCACCGGCAACACCGCGCTGGCCCTGGCCCCCCACGTGCAGGACGTGACCGGCGTGGACGTCGCGGACGCCATGCTGACCCACGCCCGCGAGCGGGCCGAGCGGGAGGGGCTGGACAACGCCACCTTCCGGTCCGGGAACGCCGAGGCCCTGCCCTTTCCCGACGGCACCTTCACGCTCGTCACGTCCCGGCACGCTCCCCACCACTTCGCGCACCTGGACCGCTTCCTGGCCGAGGCGTGGCGGGTCCTGCGGCCCGGCGGGCGGCTGGTGATCGCCGACCAGATCAGCCCCACCCCGGAGCTTCAGACTTGGACGGACACGTACCAGCGGCTGCGGGACCCCAGCCACCACGCGCAGCGCCCCGTATCGGCGTGGCAGGCCCTGAGCGGCGCGGCGGGCTTCACCTGGGCCGCGCACGAGATCGTGCCGTACGAACTGCCCTTCGGCTGGTGGACCGCCCAGAGCGGCTGCACGCCCGACACGGTGGCGGCGCTGCGGGGCCACGCCGCGACCCTGGACGCCGCGCAGCAGCAGGCCGCAGGGTTGATCCTGGACGGGCGCGGCGAGGTGACCGCGCACCGCGAACCCATGCTGGTCGTACGCCTGGAGAAACCCGGGCGCTGA